CTCGACAAACGATAAACAGCGCCCAGAAAGGGGGGTTGCTCTTGGGCCTAACGTTGTTGTTGGCATGCCACCGGCCTCCCGGAACCAGCGCGTCCCGACTGCTGGCGAGATTCCTGCGCCCGTCGCAGCGTCGACACTCGACCATCCTGCGGCGATCAATGCCCAGAACTGTTGCTGAGCTTCACGCCGTGCCAGTCTTGGCCGGCCTGGTGAGCTCATCTTATGCCGTCCAGATCGATCTGACTGCCGTTTCACATGCTTCATCACAACCCCCTAGTTTGAGGTGTTGCGACCACCGCTTGAATCCACCTTGACTCCCGCGGTCACTGTGATGCACTAACCCCTGCGCGGGGTTGCGCGTGTCGATGGCTATCTGAAGCGCCCGGAGAGACAATTCAGCGGGCCATGGTGGCTTCCATCGCCCAGCCCACCACACAGCGGGCGTACAGGTCCAGCGTCACCGCCAGGTGGAGCCAGACTTCTTTTGTGGGGATGGACGTCAGGTCCGATGACTACACCTGATTGGGCTTCTCTGGTTTAAAATCGCGCGCCAGCAGATTGGCGGCCACTGGCTGCCCAGGGTCACTCACGGTGGTTTTGATGAACCGCCGACGAGTCTTGCCTGCCAGCCCCTAAGCGCACATCAGGCGAGAAACACGTTTCTCGCTACACACAGTCCCGGCACGCCGGAGGGTGGCCTGAATTCTGGGGGCACCATACCGCCCGTGGTGTTCCTGGAACACCACACGGATCTGCGACGTCAGGACAGTGTCCTGGACGCTCCGCGCCGAAGGCGGCCTTCTTCGCCAGGTGTGGAAACCACTGACGGTGACTTCCAGCATCCGACACATCGTCTCCAGACGAAACTCACTGAGATGTCGGTCAATGAACACGAATCTCAGCGACTTTGCTTGGCGAAGAAGGCCGTGACTTTTTTCAGGATTTCGC
The DNA window shown above is from Deinococcus sp. QL22 and carries:
- a CDS encoding IS3 family transposase → MCRMLEVTVSGFHTWRRRPPSARSVQDTVLTSQIRVVFQEHHGRYGAPRIQATLRRAGTVCSEKRVSRLMCA